In Flammeovirga kamogawensis, the sequence GTGCCTTTTTTTAATGTGTGATTAATTGTCTTCTCAGTAGATGATAAGAAGTCCTCCCCAGTTTTTAATCTCACAGTAAACGTAGATCCTTTGTCTTGTTCAGAAATAACATCGATTGTACCATGGTGTAAATCAACAAATTGTTTAATAAGTGCCAAACCAATACCAGTACCAATAGTGGTAGAGTTTACACTGTTATTTGCTTGATAGTACAGGTCAAAAATATGAGCTTTCTGTTCTTTAGAAATCCCTAAACCAGTATCTTTTATTTCTAAAAGGACTTCATTATTTTCTTTTTTGATAGAAAAATGAATGGAACGATGATCTGGTGTATATTTAAATGCATTAGACAATAAATTGGTAACAATATTGTCCATTTTTTCTGCATCAAACCACATGATATATTCTTTTTCAAAACTCTCAAAATGGAAATCAATTTTCTTCTTTTGAGCCAAATGACTGAAAGATAAAAATCGAGCTTTAGAGAAGCTAACAATATCATTCTCACTAGCTTTAAGGTGTATATTTCCAGATTCTAACTTTCTGAAATCTAATAACTGATTTACGTTTTTGAGTAAGCTATTTGCATTTCTAAACATGACATCATAATCATCTTTAGGCGATTTACTTTCTCCTTGAATTAGTTGTTTTAGTGGTCCAATTATTAATGTTAATGGAGTTCGTAATTCATGCGAAATATTGGTAAAAAAGCGGAGTTTTGCCTCGTTATTTTCTTGTACTTCTTGTAGTAAGTTATTAATATTTTCAGATTGTGTTTCTAACTCATGATTCTGCTCTTTTAATAAAGAATTTTTATCGTTTAAATCATGATTTTGTTGAGCAAGTAATTCATTCACTTCTTTAATTGTAGAAGTTGCTTGGTTTACCTTTGCTGTTAGTTTTTTCTTCTGTTCTTTTAATTGATGTACCCTCAGTTTATATAACACTAAAAGTCCTATTATAATAGAAATAATAAAAAGTACTCTAAATAACGTAGTTTCCCACCAAGGTGGAATAACGGTAATTTTTAATGCAGTTGGTTGTGTATTCCATATTCCATCATTGTTAGAAGCTTTAACTTTAAAAGTATAAATACCAGGTTTTAAGTTATTGTAATAAGCATTTTTTCGATCATTTACATAATACCATTCATCTTCTAATCCTTCTAACATATAGGCATACTGATTCTTTTTCGGAAGTATGAAATTTAATGCAGAAAATTCAAAAGAAAATATATTTTGATCATGTGATAAAGTGATTTCATTTAATTCATCTATTGGTAATGGGAGTGGACTGTTTTCTGTCCCAAATTCAACTTCTTTATTAAAAAGTCTAAAAGATGAAATAACTGTTTTAGCTTGTACAGGGTTTAACCAAATATCTTTAGGTTTGAAGTAATTTAACCCATTATTACCCCCAAAATACATTGTACCATCTGATTTCTGAAATGCTGCCTGAATTTTAAAATCAAGCCCTTGTAATCCATCCTCTACAGTAAAAACATGAAAATCAGCTTTATTAGGAGTGTGTACGGCATTTATATATTTTACTAATCCACGTTGCGTACTTATCCATAAGTTACCTTGTTCATCGTCTAAAATACCTGAAATGCTATTTGAAGGAAGTCCGTCTTCTGTAGTGTATGTGTAAGAAATATCACTACTTCTATCAAGATAAATCAGTTTATTTCTTGTGCCAATCCAGAGGTTACCTCTTTGGTCTTCATAACTACAAACAGTTGTAGAAATATTTATTTTATATTGAAGGCCAATGGGCGTAAAATCATCGGTTGCATCATTATAAATATCAATACTACTTCCTGTTTGTACAAGTAAATTTCCTCTACTATCTTCAAAAACCTTCCCGATAAAATCATTAGAAATGCTTTTAGGATTGCCAACATCAGATCTATAATGTGTAAATGAAGCAGTAGTAGTATTTAATTTATTTAAGCCACCATGCATAGTACCTACCCAAAGATCTCCATTTTTTCTTTGGAAAATTGAACTTACATCATTTCTACTTAAACTTGTAGGATCGTCTTCTTTATGGTAAAAGTGTTTTATTTTACCAGTTTTGTAGTCAATAAAATCTAATCCACCGTTAAAAGAACCTACCCACAGGTTTTTCTCTTTATCAGTTAGCATACTTAAGATAACATCTCCAGAAAGACCATCTTTTTTTGATAAAACAGAAGATTTTCCATCTTTTAAAATGGTAATTCCACCTCCATCTGTGCCTACATAGATTTCTTTATTGGGTCCTTCAGCAAATGATAGAACGTTATTACTACTTAGAATTCCTTTTTTAAGATGATTGAAATCCTTATCCCATTTGCTAAAATAGTTTACCCCACCGTTGTATGTACCTACCCATAAAATACCTCCTTTATTGTCGTAAAGTAGGCTATGTATAGAATTACTATTTATACTATTTGGAATACTATCGTCGGGTAATAAATCAATTATTTGATATGTTTTGGTATCAAGAATATGTAAGCCTCCACCTTCTGTACCAATATATAATTGCCCATTCTGATTTCCATTTAAACATAGAATGCTATTATGTTTTATACCCTCATCTAAAGTAAACGTTTTAAATAGTCCGGTTTCTTTGTCTAACAAATTAAGTCCACCTCCTAACGTTCCAACCCAAAATTGATTGAATTCATCTTCATATACACTTGTAATTGTATTATGAGATAAATTAGTATTGAGTTCTTTTTTGTAATGTTTAATGTATTTATTTTCTATTTGTATTTGATATAACCCATTATCTGTACCTACCCAAAGCGTATTTGATTTATCTTCATAAATACAGCGTATTGGGTCTTTAATACTTTGTGTTTTACCGTTTTTATTATAAGTATAAGGTATAAAACCATCTGTTTCATAATCATATTGTACTAAACCTTTACCTGTTCCAATCCATAATCTATGGTCAGCATCTTCAAAAATAGATTGTATTTTATCATTCGGTAAAGAAGAAGTGTTTTTTGGTTGATTACGATACGTTTTAAAGGTATCTGTTTGTCTATTTAATAAATTTAGGCCACCACTAAAAGTACCTACCCAAAAATTATTCTTCGAATCTTCATAAATAGAAAGAATAAAGTGATCTGAAAGCCCAGATTTATCGGTTTCATTCCCAGAATAATTTTTGAACGAACTGCCATTATAACGGTTAAGCCCACTAATACCACCAATCCATAAGTACCCTTTATTATCCTTTGCTAAGCACTTTGCCCAACTATGGTTTAACCCTTCATTAATATTTAAGTACTCAAATTTTGGGGAATTTTGTCCATTGGAAAACGAAGCTGTAAAAGTTATAAAAATTGAAAAGATAGAACATAAGTAATTAAAAAATTTCATAGCACAGTGAATACATTGAGTTGAGTTAGTTTGATAGAAAGCGATTGTTATGATCGTTCTCTTATCAATTATAAATAGAATTATTCAAATTTAAAAATGAACTTAATATACATGTACTATAAATGATTAAATACATCAAATTGTTTTTTTTAGAGGTGGAAAAATACGTCAAATGTCTTTTTTTTACCCTTTTAAGGCTATTTTTTAACAGAACCTTAGCAAGTACATTCTTTTTGATGGAATCTGCATTTTTAGTAGTCTATTCAAAGATTATTAGAGCAGGTAACACACTGTAATTACCTAGGTGTCTTAAATATCCCCTTATCAGTGTCTTGATTACACCTAAAAAAAAATGAATCTCCCTAAAATTGTAACATACTCTTCAACTAAGCGCTACTAAGAAAGAGACGAATCAACTTTTTAAAAGACAATAAAGCAAAACGTATTGAGATGAATTTTACAAAAACAACTTTATTAAAACTCTTTATTTTTACTATGCTTGGGATATCACTCTCTTGTGAGAACAAAGAGACATCTTTAGATATACCAATGCCGGTATTAGCAAAATATTCTTTTATTATTTCTGACGATACTGTTGTAAGCTTTACAAATAAATCTGTTGGAGCTACTACTTATTTATGGGATTTTGGCGATGGTACAACATCAGAAGAGCAACATGTAGAACACGTTTTTCCAGAAGGAGAGTTTGTGGTTAATTTAATGGCTGCTTCTGGAGCAATTGAAAATACTTTTACTAAAGAAGTTAACATTTTTGTTCCAGAAATTATTGAGCCAGTAGATGTAGTTGCAGAAGCAAAGAAGATATTGGTTGGAACAGATGGCATTAAGAAGTGGTCGATAGCTAAAGAATCTAAAGGATATGCTTTTGGACCATTAGATGATGAAACTATTGATTGGTTTGTTGTTGATATGTATGATGAAAATGCTTTTACAACTAGAGCATGCCTTTTTAATCAAGAGTTTTCTTTTACTACGGAAGGAGTATACAAAAGAGTTTCAAACGGTGCTCTTTGGAAAGAATGGCAAATTTTTGAAAATGAAGGTTGTCATGATACAAACAATGATTTAGTAACAAATGCAGGTGCAAATGTAGAAGTTTGGGAAGATGGTGAGTTTACATATGAAATCACAGAAGAAGGTGGCTTTGCAGTAATTACAGTTACAGGTTTGGGTGGTTATGTAGGTCATTATACAAGTGGAGTTGATGCTTCAGACTTTTTACCTCAAAAAGAACATAAGTATATTATTAAATCTGCATTACCAGGTAGAATAGAATTGTCTTCTCTTGGCTATAATGGAGATTCTAAAGCAATACCAAATAAAGCTGATCGTTTAGTAAGATTAATTTTGGTTCCATCAGAAGTAACAGAGGAAACAGTTGAGGAAGAAGAACCAATAGAAGAGGTAGATTTATCACCAATAAAAACTTTATTGTCTAGATCTTGGGCAATAGAAGAAAAAGCTGGGGCGGTATATTATGGTCCGCTAGTAGGAGATGATGTTTGGTGGTCTTTATCAGAAAATGATGTTCTTGCTAGAACGTGTTTATTTGATTCAGAATTTACATTCTCTGAAGATGGAAGTTATTCAAGAGATATGAATGGTACAATT encodes:
- a CDS encoding two-component regulator propeller domain-containing protein; its protein translation is MKFFNYLCSIFSIFITFTASFSNGQNSPKFEYLNINEGLNHSWAKCLAKDNKGYLWIGGISGLNRYNGSSFKNYSGNETDKSGLSDHFILSIYEDSKNNFWVGTFSGGLNLLNRQTDTFKTYRNQPKNTSSLPNDKIQSIFEDADHRLWIGTGKGLVQYDYETDGFIPYTYNKNGKTQSIKDPIRCIYEDKSNTLWVGTDNGLYQIQIENKYIKHYKKELNTNLSHNTITSVYEDEFNQFWVGTLGGGLNLLDKETGLFKTFTLDEGIKHNSILCLNGNQNGQLYIGTEGGGLHILDTKTYQIIDLLPDDSIPNSINSNSIHSLLYDNKGGILWVGTYNGGVNYFSKWDKDFNHLKKGILSSNNVLSFAEGPNKEIYVGTDGGGITILKDGKSSVLSKKDGLSGDVILSMLTDKEKNLWVGSFNGGLDFIDYKTGKIKHFYHKEDDPTSLSRNDVSSIFQRKNGDLWVGTMHGGLNKLNTTTASFTHYRSDVGNPKSISNDFIGKVFEDSRGNLLVQTGSSIDIYNDATDDFTPIGLQYKINISTTVCSYEDQRGNLWIGTRNKLIYLDRSSDISYTYTTEDGLPSNSISGILDDEQGNLWISTQRGLVKYINAVHTPNKADFHVFTVEDGLQGLDFKIQAAFQKSDGTMYFGGNNGLNYFKPKDIWLNPVQAKTVISSFRLFNKEVEFGTENSPLPLPIDELNEITLSHDQNIFSFEFSALNFILPKKNQYAYMLEGLEDEWYYVNDRKNAYYNNLKPGIYTFKVKASNNDGIWNTQPTALKITVIPPWWETTLFRVLFIISIIIGLLVLYKLRVHQLKEQKKKLTAKVNQATSTIKEVNELLAQQNHDLNDKNSLLKEQNHELETQSENINNLLQEVQENNEAKLRFFTNISHELRTPLTLIIGPLKQLIQGESKSPKDDYDVMFRNANSLLKNVNQLLDFRKLESGNIHLKASENDIVSFSKARFLSFSHLAQKKKIDFHFESFEKEYIMWFDAEKMDNIVTNLLSNAFKYTPDHRSIHFSIKKENNEVLLEIKDTGLGISKEQKAHIFDLYYQANNSVNSTTIGTGIGLALIKQFVDLHHGTIDVISEQDKGSTFTVRLKTGEDFLSSTEKTINHTLKKGTLNEDIEQLSFVNESTIDVINDDEIQEIKAENLTILIVEDNNDIRKYIKENLRNVFNIIEAENGKIGLEKVMEYSPDFVISDIMMPELNGPDLCKLIKNEPQTSHIPVILLTAYSGEETQWNGYSAGADDYIVKPFDINILRRKISNMAATRKMLVQKFQSTTSYATLNKEVVEDDFLGKAIEVVKDNMDNFTFGVDDFTEHFGMSKRHLLRKMKSISGLSINEFIKNIRLKYAADLMKDPELNISDIAYQTGFNDPKYFSKCFKLEFKKTPSEYREEIIMAK
- a CDS encoding PKD domain-containing protein, with protein sequence MLGISLSCENKETSLDIPMPVLAKYSFIISDDTVVSFTNKSVGATTYLWDFGDGTTSEEQHVEHVFPEGEFVVNLMAASGAIENTFTKEVNIFVPEIIEPVDVVAEAKKILVGTDGIKKWSIAKESKGYAFGPLDDETIDWFVVDMYDENAFTTRACLFNQEFSFTTEGVYKRVSNGALWKEWQIFENEGCHDTNNDLVTNAGANVEVWEDGEFTYEITEEGGFAVITVTGLGGYVGHYTSGVDASDFLPQKEHKYIIKSALPGRIELSSLGYNGDSKAIPNKADRLVRLILVPSEVTEETVEEEEPIEEVDLSPIKTLLSRSWAIEEKAGAVYYGPLVGDDVWWSLSENDVLARTCLFDSEFTFSEDGSYSRDMNGTIWKEWSIFPDVECDDTSNPLINIDGENVDTWGDGDFTYELSVVDNDTIITVNGMGGYIGHYTSGVDYADYVAHDVHEYKITSISDSELKLSSKGFGGDSKTIAGYDPNKADRIVNISFVPAN